Proteins from one Triticum aestivum cultivar Chinese Spring chromosome 7A, IWGSC CS RefSeq v2.1, whole genome shotgun sequence genomic window:
- the LOC123151440 gene encoding subtilisin-like protease SBT3.9, translating into MDSRTAFCGALLLLVILLPVSANASSKLYIVYMGEKKHDDPSMVTASHRDMLTSVFGSKDEALRSIVYSYKHGFSGFAAMLTESQVETIAKFPEVVTVKPNTYHETHTTRSWDFLGLDHNQPRQQPGLLRKAKYGEDVIVGVIDTGIWPESRSFDDNGYGPVPARWKGKCQTGQDFNATSCNKKIIGARWYGRGISDEVLNRNYKSPRDIEGHGTHVASTIAGREVQGVSYGGLGMGVARGGAPRARLSIYKVCWLGGSCPEAAVLAAIDDAMHDGVDVLSLSIAGAGHEFPGTLHAVQRGISIVFAGGNDGPVPQTVANAQPWVTTVAASTIDRSFPTLISLGNKEKLVGQSLHNNASVISGNFKDLVYAGSCDTESSLALSNVTGKIVLCYQPVAARSMPPRQALPITINLTTMAGAKGLIFAQYTTNLLDFLPLCRGVMPCVVVDFEIAQRIASYWSWDKGNAVVKVSPAMTVVGKGVLSPRVASFSSRGPSMLFPSILKPDIAAPGVSILAADRDSYVFKSGTSMACPHVSAVTALLKSVHPGWSPAMIKSAIVTTASVTDRFGMPIQAEAVPRKLADPFDFGGGHIDPDRAVDPGLVYDVDAREYNKFLNCTLGYLDGCESYYLNLNLPSIVMPDLKDHVMLRRTVTNVGPAEATYHLVVEAPAGIDVSVEPSVITFTKGSSRSATFMVTFTTRQRVQGGYTFGTLTWSDGSIHSVRIPVAVRTVIQDFVADTT; encoded by the exons ATGGATTCCAGAACAGCATTCTGCGGCGCTCTCCTACTGCTGGTAATACTGCTGCCTGTTTCAGCTAACGCGTCGAGTAAA CTCTACATCGTGTATATGGGGGAGAAGAAGCATGATGACCCATCCATGGTCACCGCGTCTCACCGTGACATGCTAACCTCTGTTTTTGGGAG CAAGGATGAAGCCTTGAGGTCGATAGTTTACAGTTACAAGCATGGATTTTCTGGTTTTGCGGCGATGCTCACCGAGTCTCAGGTTGAGACAATCGCAA AATTCCCAGAAGTTGTCACTGTGAAGCCTAACACTTATCACGAAACGCACACAACTCGGAGCTGGGACTTTCTTGGCCTTGACCATAACCAACCAAGACAACAACCGGGCCTACTCAGAAAAGCAAAGTATGGTGAAGATGTCATCGTGGGTGTGATCGATACAG GCATATGGCCTGAATCACGAAGCTTTGATGACAATGGGTATGGCCCTGTGCCGGCACGGTGGAAAGGGAAATGCCAGACTGGTCAGGATTTCAACGCCACAAGTTGCAACAAAAAGATCATCGGTGCGCGGTGGTATGGGCGTGGAATCAGTGACGAGGTGCTAAACAGAAACTATAAGTCGCCTAGGGACATTGAAGGCCATGGCACACACGTCGCGTCGACCATCGCTGGCAGGGAAGTGCAGGGCGTGAGCTACGGAGGCCTAGGCATGGGCGTGGCACGCGGCGGGGCGCCACGTGCGCGCCTCAGTATCTACAAGGTGTGTTGGTTGGGTGGGAGTTGCCCTGAAGCAGCGGTCCTCGCGGCTATCGATGATGCTATGCATGATGGTGTGGACGTCTTGTCGCTCTCGATTGCTGGGGCTGGTCACGAGTTTCCTGGGACGCTGCATGCTGTGCAAAGAGGGATCTCTATCGTGTTCGCCGGAGGGAATGATGGCCCTGTGCCACAAACGGTGGCTAATGCCCAACCGTGGGTTACAACGGTGGCCGCTAGCACGATTGACCGGTCTTTCCCGACCTTGATATCGCTCGGAAACAAAGAAAAGCTTGTG GGGCAATCTCTTCACAACAATGCATCTGTGATCAGCGGCAACTTTAAAGACCTTGTTTATGCCGGGAG CTGTGACACGGAGTCGTCACTGGCATTGAGCAACGTCACCGGTAAAATCGTCCTATGCTATCAACCCGTGGCGGCGAGAAGCATGCCGCCTCGACAAGCACTTCCCATAACCATCAATCTCACCACCATGGCTGGCGCCAAGGGCCTCATATTTGCACAGTACACTACTAACCTCCTCGACTTCCTGCCTTTGTGTAGGGGCGTTATGCCCTGTGTAGTGGTGGATTTTGAGATCGCACAACGAATTGCCTCCTATTGGAGTTGGGACAAAGG GAATGCGGTGGTGAAGGTGTCACCTGCCATGACCGTTGTCGGAAAAGGGGTGTTGTCGCCGAGGGTCGCCTCATTCTCGTCGAGAGGTCCAAGCATGTTGTTCCCTAGCATACTCAAG CCCGACATTGCTGCACCTGGCGTCAGCATCTTGGCAGCGGACCGCGACTCCTACGTGTTCAAATCCGGGACATCCATGGCGTGCCCGCATGTCTCCGCTGTGACCGCACTGCTCAAGTCGGTTCACCCTGGCTGGTCACCTGCCATGATCAAGTCTGCCATCGTCACCACAG cATCTGTGACTGATCGTTTTGGCATGCCAATCCAAGCAGAAGCGGTCCCAAGGAAACTAGCTGACCCCTTCGACTTTGGTGGTGGACACATAGACCCAGATAGAGCTGTTGACCCTGGCTTGGTTTATGACGTGGATGCAAGGGAGTACAACAAGTTTTTGAACTGCACTCTTGGATATTTAGATGGTTGTGAGTCCTACTACCTCAATCTCAACCTCCCGTCAATTGTCATGCCGGACCTCAAGGACCATGTCATGCTTCGGCGCACAGTGACTAACGTTGGGCCAGCGGAAGCAACATATCATTTAGTGGTTGAAGCTCCAGCAGGTATAGATGTGTCGGTAGAACCATCTGTGATTACTTTCACCAAAGGAAGCAGTAGAAGCGCAACATTTATGGTGACATTCACCACAAGGCAGAGAGTGCAAGGAGGATACACTTTCGGGACCTTGACATGGTCAGACGGAAGTATCCACTCAGTTCGAATTCCGGTTGCTGTAAGGACTGTGATACAAGACTTTGTTGCGGATACCACCTAA